A genomic window from Schistocerca serialis cubense isolate TAMUIC-IGC-003099 chromosome 4, iqSchSeri2.2, whole genome shotgun sequence includes:
- the LOC126473255 gene encoding zinc finger protein 346-like, whose product MNSEEYEMQAFRSSAAKMEPLCLPPPPPPPPLPRPSFMPPPPPPLSQAPKRYESAGSSPVVRPVQNRFLKPPDQRPFQRPPHLPFLLPPPPPKFRNHAHRQHASPAAQYRAVSQSTSLQRRNLEVNDNSTSATIPAAEEESSQLKTPTVKEETGPTEPVVRDDMEEKSCTSEDVNMPNKTTRKRPSEKDSDNSSGLPKELTQKFGPLTCELCSVSVNSTVQAKMHYSGRQHEKKVHSFLLNWSKETGEPLPKQFKDGPPKKSIPDVSFCEVCNVALTSTAHAEQHYMGRNHRRALAGHAAAKAKVEQCAVPTTDQTGRFGIGTQFQPWSNADPLVLKAPEPDSPIQKTKKFFCELCKVAATSQDQLDMHLRGAKHRKAETANKQRSTVTSTTPQATQSDSILASVIQNEDGTQSSVGKDYSIYRTPSGYYYCQPCNLTLNSEAQFIQHCESKKHKVKTATAKKPVGSPLKAGNVVA is encoded by the coding sequence ATGAACAGCGAAGAATACGAAATGCAGGCGTTCCGGTCAAGTGCTGCGAAAATGGAACCATTGTGCTTAcctccaccgccgccaccaccCCCTCTACCTCGGCCTTCTTTCATgccaccacctccacctcctctctcGCAGGCACCAAAAAGGTATGAATCCGCAGGAAGCAGCCCAGTTGTTCGGCCAGTACAGAACCGCTTTTTAAAGCCGCCAGATCAGCGCCCATTCCAGCGCCCGCCGCATTTACCATTTTTacttccacctcctccccccaaATTTCGTAACCACGCACATCGACAACATGCATCGCCAGCTGCACAGTACAGGGCAGTGTCACAGAGCACTTCATTGCAACGAAGAAATCTGGAAGTCAATGATAACTCTACATCTGCCACCATACCGGCTGCGGAAGAAGAGTCTTCTCAATTAAAAACACCCACTGTGAAAGAAGAGACAGGGCCCACTGAGCCTGTTGTACGAGATGACATGGAAGAGAAGTCCTGTACTTCAGAGGACGTCAACATGCCTAATAAAACAACCAGAAAAAGGCCGTCTGAAAAAGATTCGGATAACTCTTCTGGATTACCCaaagaattaacccagaaatttgGTCCTCTCACCTGtgaactgtgttcagtttctgTAAATTCAACTGTACAAGCAAAGATGCATTACTCAGGGAGGCAGCATGAAAAGAAAGTTCATAGTTTCTTATTGAACTGGTCAAAGGAGACTGGAGAGCCATTGCCAAAACAGTTTAAAGATGGCCCACCAAAGAAAAGCATTCCAGATGTTTCCTTCTGTGAAGTATGTAATGTTGCCCttacgtcaactgcacatgcggagCAGCATTACATGGGACGCAATCATCGAAGAGCACTTGCAGGCCATGCTGCAGCGAAAGCAAAGGTAGAACAGTGTGCAGTTCCTACTACTGATCAGACGGGAAGATTTGGGATTGGTACACAGTTTCAGCCATGGTCAAATGCAGATCCACTAGTGCTTAAAGCACCTGAACCAGATTCACCAATTCAGAAAACCAAGAAGTTTTTCTGTGAACTTTGTAAAGTGGCTGCCACTTCACAAGACCAGTTGGATATGCACTTACGGGGTGCAAAACACAGAAAAGCAGAAACTGCAAATAAACAGAGATCAACTGTGACAAGTACAACTCCACAGGCTACTCAGTCAGATTCAATTCTTGCAAGTGTGATACAGAATGAAGATGGCACACAGAGTTCCGTGGGAAAAGACTATTCTATTTATAGAACACCATCTGGTTATTATTATTGCCAGCCATGTAATTTAACATTAAACTCTGAAGCACAGTTCATTCAGCATTGTGAAAGTAAGAaacacaaggttaaaacagcaacagCGAAAAAGCCTGTTGGCAGCCCTTTGAAAGCTGGCAATGTTGTTGCCTAA